From a single Streptomyces sp. NBC_00377 genomic region:
- the yczE gene encoding membrane protein YczE, whose translation MGNATARQPQQDARGDGRPLPPLAYVPLSERPLRRLVQLLAGLALYGFSLSLLVRGALGVNPWSVLYEGLQRHSSLSFGTISAVVGVVVLLAWLPLRQRPTLGTFANVAVLACSSDLGLSLIPQDLGLPARIGLLLTGILLNGFSVAVYVGARFGPGPRDGLMTGAASATGRSMRLVRTALEVVVLAVGWTLGGTVGIGTVLYALLVGPVTQFFLPRFTYRRATEPAHGR comes from the coding sequence ATGGGAAACGCCACCGCGCGGCAGCCACAGCAGGACGCGCGCGGGGACGGTCGTCCGCTGCCTCCCCTCGCCTATGTGCCCCTCTCCGAGCGTCCGCTCCGGCGCCTGGTTCAGCTGCTCGCCGGGTTGGCCCTCTACGGATTCAGCCTGTCGCTGCTGGTCCGGGGGGCGCTGGGCGTCAACCCGTGGAGCGTGCTGTACGAGGGCCTGCAGCGGCATTCGTCGTTGAGTTTCGGCACCATCAGTGCCGTCGTGGGGGTGGTGGTCCTGCTGGCGTGGCTACCGCTCCGGCAGCGGCCGACGCTCGGCACCTTCGCAAACGTCGCCGTGCTCGCTTGCTCGTCGGACCTGGGCCTTTCGCTCATACCCCAGGATCTGGGGCTGCCGGCCCGGATCGGCCTGCTTCTGACGGGCATCCTCCTCAACGGATTCTCCGTCGCCGTCTACGTCGGCGCGCGCTTCGGTCCGGGTCCCCGGGACGGGCTCATGACCGGGGCCGCGTCGGCGACGGGGCGCTCCATGCGGCTCGTCCGCACGGCGCTGGAGGTCGTCGTCCTCGCCGTGGGCTGGACCCTCGGCGGGACCGTGGGCATCGGCACCGTCCTCTACGCACTGCTGGTCGGGCCGGTCACGCAGTTCTTCCTGCCGCGCTTCACCTACCGCCGCGCGACCGAACCCGCCCACGGCCGGTAG
- a CDS encoding GNAT family N-acetyltransferase, with protein MMEIEENTGLPMVFASTREALETDWEEYRGRAEVVRVVDPAADAWPRLRAAGFLPKPSWLTWVADTGESEEAYLSGLHRKERQSIQAARRRLDEAGLTVDVVPVTEPFLDEFLDLYERQLTRLRHALPVALQQRDQLLSDAADLFAVKVRDGDALTGACLSQDQPEADLVRLRFSAVNERARAQSLARVLYTEAVNHARDRGFGRVSLGNDPNLYGHVVEVGLFAFKTRLGFSAVPSQTVHPFRGDDCADLVLSRRVLTDPTLLLSYREDAGDAGAGSRGLRMELFASSADPEAGRYAGSFTGEIRVHTVPSADPDPVGP; from the coding sequence ATGATGGAGATCGAAGAGAACACCGGCCTGCCCATGGTCTTCGCCAGCACCCGGGAAGCCCTGGAGACCGACTGGGAGGAGTACCGGGGACGGGCGGAAGTCGTCCGGGTGGTCGACCCAGCCGCCGATGCCTGGCCGCGTCTTCGGGCGGCCGGATTCCTGCCCAAGCCCAGCTGGCTGACCTGGGTGGCGGACACGGGCGAGAGCGAGGAGGCGTACCTGAGCGGCCTGCACCGCAAGGAACGCCAGAGCATCCAGGCCGCCCGCCGGCGCCTGGACGAAGCGGGCCTGACGGTCGACGTGGTGCCCGTGACAGAGCCGTTCCTCGACGAGTTCCTGGACCTGTACGAGCGGCAGCTGACGCGCCTGCGCCATGCGCTGCCGGTCGCCCTGCAACAGCGCGACCAGCTGCTGTCGGACGCGGCCGACCTGTTCGCTGTCAAGGTGCGCGACGGCGACGCCCTGACCGGCGCCTGCCTGAGCCAGGACCAGCCCGAGGCGGACCTCGTGCGCCTGCGGTTCTCAGCAGTGAACGAGCGGGCCAGAGCGCAGAGCCTGGCCCGCGTCCTGTACACGGAAGCGGTGAACCACGCCCGGGACCGGGGCTTCGGCAGGGTCAGCCTCGGCAACGACCCGAACCTCTACGGGCACGTGGTCGAGGTGGGGCTCTTCGCGTTCAAGACCCGGCTGGGCTTCAGCGCGGTGCCCTCCCAGACGGTCCACCCGTTCCGGGGGGACGACTGCGCCGACCTCGTGCTCAGCAGGCGCGTCCTCACCGATCCCACCCTGCTGCTGTCCTACCGGGAGGACGCCGGGGACGCCGGGGCCGGGTCGCGCGGGCTGCGAATGGAACTCTTCGCGAGCAGCGCAGACCCGGAAGCGGGCCGGTACGCGGGCTCGTTCACCGGTGAGATCCGGGTGCACACCGTGCCGTCCGCGGACCCGGACCCGGTCGGCCCGTAG
- a CDS encoding ADP-ribosylglycohydrolase family protein, protein MKRIQRAAGAVVGSAVGDALGSPFEFGPQGAFSARFPAPGAGGEMCGGGGWDPGEATDDTQMAVLVAESLLEQGGLDLPDIFARFQRWAASDPKDIGLQTEDVLTNGMPWDLAAAIHFQVNERAAGNGSLMRASTSAVHFAAAGQEATMDAARRIAALTHGDRAAWEGTAIFHELIRVTFEDTDPLAALPDALALVHPDHRGRYATVLAPDWHPDQATEFNGAVWSCLGSAVWALRTTTSFEDALRAAIDLGGDTDTVAAVTGGLAGAYYGLDAIPARWTQPLHVPLPGFDGRVLHLADLLHLAHRLGG, encoded by the coding sequence ATGAAGCGGATTCAGCGGGCCGCTGGCGCGGTCGTCGGCTCAGCGGTAGGTGACGCCCTGGGCAGCCCCTTCGAGTTCGGTCCCCAGGGAGCGTTCTCCGCGCGGTTTCCCGCGCCTGGTGCCGGTGGCGAGATGTGCGGAGGCGGTGGCTGGGACCCCGGCGAGGCCACTGACGACACGCAGATGGCCGTCCTGGTCGCGGAGTCGCTGCTGGAGCAGGGCGGACTGGATCTGCCGGACATCTTCGCCCGCTTCCAGCGATGGGCAGCCTCAGACCCCAAGGACATCGGCCTGCAGACCGAAGACGTCCTGACCAACGGCATGCCCTGGGACCTCGCCGCCGCGATCCATTTCCAGGTCAACGAGCGAGCAGCGGGAAACGGCTCCCTGATGCGGGCATCGACCTCCGCGGTCCACTTCGCGGCCGCCGGCCAAGAAGCCACCATGGACGCGGCCCGCCGCATCGCCGCCCTCACCCACGGCGACCGCGCGGCCTGGGAAGGCACCGCGATCTTCCACGAACTCATCCGTGTCACGTTCGAGGACACCGACCCCCTCGCCGCGCTCCCGGACGCCCTGGCTCTTGTCCACCCCGACCACCGCGGCCGCTACGCCACAGTCCTCGCGCCCGACTGGCACCCCGATCAGGCGACCGAGTTCAACGGTGCCGTCTGGTCCTGCCTGGGCTCCGCCGTCTGGGCCCTGCGCACCACCACCAGCTTCGAAGACGCCCTACGCGCGGCGATCGACCTCGGCGGTGACACGGACACCGTCGCCGCGGTCACCGGAGGCCTCGCGGGGGCGTACTACGGGCTGGACGCAATCCCCGCCCGCTGGACCCAGCCACTCCATGTCCCCCTCCCCGGCTTCGACGGACGGGTACTGCACCTAGCAGATCTGCTCCACCTTGCACACCGCCTCGGAGGCTGA
- the yczR gene encoding MocR-like transcription factor YczR, translating to MNHATRALSGRQLAALLPDLKGVRPAYRQLSEAIRALILDGQVALHIRLPAERALATALNLSRPTVTASYDLLRAGGYAHSRQGSGTWTALPKEVLPHKVARALPPSDTTIDLARAAPGLPSHVLAEALGRVAPQLAVHTRSSGYHPYGLPELRAAVADRFTRRGLATVPEQILITSGAQHALTLVLGLLAAPGDRMMVENPSYPNALEAMRRARLRTVSVPVSDHGWDVEVLEATLRQTVPQLAFLMPDFHNPTGLLMPDEDRVRVLRAARPADSWLVIDETTADLALDLPAPRPFASHAAPGGSGRVITIGSMSKTHWGGLRIGWLRAPARLVTELAAQRIATDLGGSVLDQLLAHALLSGAEDLLPSHLARVREQRDALAGALTEHFPQWRWQLPPGGLSLWVDLGEPIASTLAERTLEHGVRIEGGACFTTDPGVFENRLRIPYTRPSDILREAVQRMAAAVTRGLRTPSADRRPHWVV from the coding sequence ATGAACCACGCCACACGAGCCCTCAGCGGGCGCCAACTGGCCGCCCTGTTGCCCGACCTCAAAGGGGTACGGCCCGCGTACCGCCAGCTGTCCGAGGCGATCAGGGCGCTGATCCTCGACGGCCAGGTCGCATTGCACATCAGGCTGCCCGCCGAGCGGGCACTGGCCACGGCCCTCAACCTCAGCAGGCCCACCGTCACCGCGTCCTACGACCTGCTCCGCGCCGGCGGGTACGCCCACAGTCGGCAGGGCTCTGGCACCTGGACGGCCCTGCCCAAAGAGGTTCTGCCCCACAAGGTCGCCCGGGCGCTCCCGCCCTCCGACACCACCATTGACCTCGCCAGGGCGGCCCCCGGCCTGCCCTCGCACGTGCTGGCCGAAGCCCTGGGCAGGGTCGCACCGCAGCTGGCCGTGCATACCCGCTCCTCCGGCTACCACCCGTACGGGTTGCCGGAGCTACGGGCCGCGGTCGCCGACAGGTTCACCCGGCGCGGGCTCGCGACCGTCCCCGAGCAAATCCTCATCACGTCCGGGGCCCAGCACGCGCTTACTCTGGTCCTCGGGCTCCTGGCCGCGCCGGGCGACCGCATGATGGTGGAGAACCCGTCCTATCCGAACGCTCTGGAAGCCATGCGCCGCGCTCGCCTGCGCACCGTGTCCGTGCCCGTCTCGGACCACGGCTGGGACGTCGAGGTCCTCGAGGCCACGCTGCGCCAGACGGTCCCGCAATTGGCCTTCCTCATGCCGGATTTCCACAACCCGACGGGTCTGCTGATGCCCGACGAGGACCGGGTCCGCGTGCTGCGCGCCGCCCGGCCCGCCGACAGCTGGCTGGTGATCGACGAGACCACAGCCGATCTGGCCCTCGACCTGCCCGCGCCGCGGCCCTTCGCCTCCCACGCGGCGCCGGGCGGGTCCGGCCGGGTCATCACCATCGGCTCGATGAGCAAGACCCACTGGGGCGGTCTGCGCATCGGCTGGCTGCGCGCGCCCGCGCGGCTCGTGACGGAGCTCGCGGCCCAGCGGATCGCCACCGACCTGGGCGGCTCCGTGCTGGATCAGCTCCTGGCCCATGCGCTACTTAGCGGCGCCGAGGACCTGCTGCCGAGCCATCTGGCGCGGGTGCGCGAGCAACGGGACGCGTTGGCTGGGGCGTTGACCGAGCACTTCCCCCAATGGCGGTGGCAGCTACCGCCGGGCGGGCTGTCGCTCTGGGTCGACCTCGGCGAACCCATCGCGTCCACTCTCGCCGAGCGGACCCTGGAGCACGGCGTGCGGATCGAGGGCGGCGCCTGCTTCACCACCGATCCGGGTGTCTTCGAGAACCGCCTGCGTATCCCGTACACCAGGCCGTCCGACATCCTGCGCGAGGCCGTACAGCGCATGGCCGCGGCCGTGACGCGTGGGCTGCGCACCCCGTCGGCCGACCGCCGCCCGCACTGGGTGGTGTGA
- a CDS encoding MFS transporter, producing the protein MTGASRVSEPGTTGTGTSGLRAVVFQVPAAVLFVNLALAGNNALVAIVLYRLTGSASHFALVLVSNFAIAAVVQLIAGHVVDRFGARRLAVLSEGLACAAITVEAAVSLLDSPAVPLVCGAALVSVIQGFYRASMFTLSPQLVGKERLAALNARINAAFQAGTLLGAPLGTVLLLLPPVWGFLTLAVSFAAAALILGMLPKPPRPSARSSGPEPAKTGLLRELRGQRGLITHILLCSGDYVAVYLFTLVVVPLVDGRFGGNTMTLAVVNAALPAGIMLSGLVQWRSWSGERTRRLVTGFMAMTVSVFLLLMIDLGQVATVVCVVAIGFAAGSSQTLLMTALQLRSPTHILGRVASLRLFVASALAAPTLASASYLLGDGVRTAMFYCAAVEAVALAALLILSHRRLLGRSTLSAAPDTPVE; encoded by the coding sequence GTGACCGGGGCGAGCCGGGTGTCGGAGCCCGGCACCACCGGGACCGGCACGTCCGGCCTGCGCGCGGTCGTGTTCCAGGTGCCGGCCGCGGTGCTCTTCGTCAACCTCGCCCTGGCGGGGAACAACGCGCTGGTCGCGATCGTGCTGTACCGGCTCACCGGCAGCGCGTCCCATTTCGCCCTGGTGCTGGTGTCGAACTTCGCGATCGCCGCCGTCGTCCAGCTGATCGCCGGCCATGTGGTCGACCGGTTCGGCGCCCGCCGGCTAGCGGTGCTCAGCGAAGGGCTGGCCTGCGCCGCCATCACCGTCGAGGCAGCCGTATCACTGCTCGACTCCCCAGCCGTGCCACTGGTCTGCGGAGCCGCGCTGGTCAGTGTCATCCAGGGGTTCTACCGGGCGTCGATGTTCACGCTCTCCCCCCAACTCGTCGGCAAGGAAAGACTTGCCGCCCTGAACGCCAGGATCAACGCGGCCTTCCAGGCTGGCACGCTGCTCGGTGCTCCGCTCGGCACCGTGCTGCTGCTGCTCCCGCCGGTCTGGGGCTTCCTGACGCTGGCCGTGTCGTTCGCGGCGGCCGCCCTCATCCTCGGCATGCTCCCGAAGCCGCCGCGGCCGTCGGCGCGGTCGTCCGGTCCCGAGCCCGCGAAGACGGGGCTGCTCCGGGAACTGCGCGGGCAGCGTGGACTCATCACCCACATCCTGCTCTGCTCGGGTGACTACGTCGCCGTGTACCTGTTCACCCTGGTCGTCGTGCCGCTGGTGGACGGCCGCTTCGGCGGCAACACCATGACGCTGGCCGTCGTCAACGCGGCCCTGCCCGCCGGGATCATGCTCTCCGGACTCGTGCAGTGGCGGTCCTGGTCCGGGGAGCGGACCCGGCGCCTGGTGACCGGGTTCATGGCCATGACCGTGTCCGTCTTCCTGCTCCTGATGATCGACCTCGGCCAGGTGGCGACCGTCGTCTGCGTCGTGGCGATCGGCTTCGCGGCAGGCTCCTCCCAGACGCTGCTGATGACGGCGCTGCAACTGCGCTCCCCGACCCACATCCTGGGACGCGTCGCCTCGCTGCGGCTCTTCGTGGCGTCGGCACTGGCGGCCCCCACGCTGGCCTCGGCCTCGTACCTGCTGGGCGACGGAGTGCGCACCGCGATGTTCTACTGCGCCGCGGTCGAGGCCGTCGCACTCGCCGCGCTCCTGATCCTCTCCCACCGGCGCCTGCTGGGACGCAGCACGCTCTCAGCAGCCCCCGACACCCCCGTCGAGTGA